Proteins from one Candidatus Zixiibacteriota bacterium genomic window:
- the purE gene encoding 5-(carboxyamino)imidazole ribonucleotide mutase, producing the protein MPKVLIMIGSTSDSEYAEECRKRLNELGIESVIEISSAHRQPERTDELARCASDNGFETVICMAGMAAALPGVVAARTGLPVIGVPLPASLNGLDSLLSIAQMPSGVPVATMGIGKAGAKNAANLAARILALKYPEIAAGL; encoded by the coding sequence ATGCCCAAAGTCTTGATTATGATCGGATCGACCTCGGACTCCGAATACGCCGAAGAGTGCCGAAAAAGGCTGAACGAACTGGGAATTGAAAGCGTTATAGAAATATCGTCAGCCCATCGCCAGCCGGAGAGAACCGATGAATTGGCTCGATGCGCTTCCGACAATGGTTTCGAAACGGTCATCTGTATGGCCGGGATGGCGGCGGCTCTGCCGGGAGTGGTTGCGGCCCGGACCGGATTACCGGTTATCGGGGTGCCCTTGCCCGCCTCCTTAAACGGTTTGGATTCACTTCTTTCGATCGCCCAGATGCCTTCCGGGGTACCGGTGGCCACCATGGGCATCGGAAAAGCAGGCGCCAAAAACGCGGCCAATCTGGCGGCTAGAATTCTGGCCCTGAAATATCCCGAAATCGCCGCCGGCTTGTAA
- the lexA gene encoding transcriptional repressor LexA has translation MITERGKSPTIREIGEKFGISSTNGVRTHLQALMKKGYIRRQELISRGIELVRDLSGAIRRVPLVGSVPAGNPIDAIENIDGEIAVDASFLPSGETFTLRVTGDSMIKAGIFDGDLVLVKKQKTADPGDIVVAIIGEEATVKRYYPENGRIRLQPENDSYEPIRVDKNSPEFSLAGKVVGLMRRFK, from the coding sequence ATGATAACCGAGCGCGGGAAGTCGCCGACTATCCGTGAGATCGGCGAAAAGTTCGGGATCAGTTCCACCAACGGAGTCCGGACGCATCTTCAGGCACTGATGAAGAAGGGTTATATCCGGCGGCAGGAATTGATTTCGCGCGGGATCGAGCTGGTGCGGGATTTGTCCGGGGCGATCCGGCGGGTGCCGCTGGTCGGTTCGGTGCCGGCCGGTAACCCGATCGATGCTATTGAAAATATCGACGGCGAGATTGCGGTCGATGCCAGTTTTTTGCCGAGCGGCGAAACATTCACACTCAGGGTGACCGGCGATTCGATGATCAAGGCCGGGATATTCGATGGTGACCTGGTGCTGGTCAAAAAACAGAAGACGGCCGACCCGGGCGATATTGTGGTGGCGATTATCGGTGAGGAGGCGACGGTGAAACGGTATTATCCCGAAAACGGGCGGATCCGTCTGCAACCCGAGAATGATTCCTACGAGCCGATCCGGGTGGATAAGAACTCGCCGGAATTTTCGCTGGCCGGCAAGGTGGTGGGGTTGATGCGGAGGTTCAAATGA
- the dinB gene encoding DNA polymerase IV, which produces MGGIDRTKDWDRVIMHVDMDAFFAAVEVRNCPWLKGKPVIVGGDPRWRSVVSTCSYEARRYGVHSGMPITRARQLCPDGVFISGTLNGYIYTSAMLQLIFQKYSPVVEPFSVDEAFLELTGCHRVFGTVENVVAQMKEEIREKLSLTCSVGISPTKLMAKMGSGENKPDGMTIMDRDDFRRIFYPRPVDALWGIGEATRKILNKIGIFTVGDLAERKEKELKAHFGKNGESLSILARGMDTNEVYNYENRPMDKSMSHETTLMNDLTEIDKVYSTLLWLSDRVARRLRKDNYVGRTVSVKVRSSDFNTITRDHTLDHPTDQTRVIYEAARNLVPREYGMKIKIRLLGVRVSNLEKKEVSRQMELIEDTAVKKLQATSAAIDRVRNRFGDSAIKLAGTKI; this is translated from the coding sequence ATGGGTGGAATAGACCGGACAAAAGATTGGGACAGGGTGATTATGCATGTCGATATGGATGCCTTTTTCGCGGCGGTCGAGGTCCGCAACTGTCCCTGGCTGAAGGGCAAACCGGTGATTGTCGGCGGTGATCCCCGGTGGCGATCGGTGGTTTCGACCTGTTCGTACGAGGCCCGCCGCTACGGGGTCCATTCGGGGATGCCGATTACCCGGGCCAGGCAACTTTGTCCCGATGGTGTTTTTATTTCGGGGACACTCAACGGTTATATTTATACCTCGGCCATGCTGCAACTTATCTTCCAGAAATATTCGCCGGTGGTCGAGCCGTTTTCGGTCGATGAGGCTTTTCTGGAATTGACCGGCTGCCACCGGGTATTCGGTACGGTCGAAAACGTGGTGGCTCAGATGAAAGAAGAAATCAGGGAAAAACTGTCGCTGACCTGTTCGGTGGGTATTTCGCCGACCAAGCTGATGGCCAAGATGGGTTCGGGGGAGAACAAACCGGACGGAATGACAATTATGGATCGCGACGATTTCCGGAGAATCTTTTATCCCCGGCCGGTGGACGCTCTCTGGGGAATCGGGGAAGCGACCAGGAAAATACTCAACAAAATCGGGATTTTTACGGTTGGCGACCTGGCTGAAAGAAAAGAGAAAGAATTGAAGGCTCATTTCGGTAAAAACGGGGAGTCCCTGTCGATTCTGGCCCGGGGGATGGATACCAACGAGGTTTACAATTACGAAAACCGTCCGATGGATAAATCCATGTCTCATGAAACAACCCTGATGAATGATCTGACGGAGATAGATAAAGTATATTCAACCCTGCTCTGGCTATCGGACCGGGTGGCCAGGCGTCTGCGGAAGGATAATTATGTGGGGCGGACGGTATCGGTCAAAGTCCGTTCATCAGATTTCAATACCATCACCCGTGACCATACTCTCGATCATCCGACCGACCAGACGAGGGTTATTTATGAAGCAGCCCGGAATCTTGTCCCCCGTGAGTACGGCATGAAAATCAAAATTCGTCTTCTGGGGGTACGGGTGTCGAATCTTGAGAAAAAAGAAGTGAGCCGTCAGATGGAATTGATTGAAGATACTGCGGTGAAAAAACTACAGGCAACCAGTGCGGCAATCGATAGAGTTCGTAATCGGTTCGGTGATTCGGCTATCAAACTGGCCGGGACCAAGATTTGA
- a CDS encoding PLP-dependent aminotransferase family protein gives MNEKSTFEEALKANPDKWPFTDHVRGLSTSIIREILKISSQPGVISLAGGYPSPDMFPIEDLKESAVAIIDEFKSVALQYSFSMGIPQFREVIAERETNLGAKSRMENILITSGSQQGIELLARAFVNPGDYIVTENPTYVGALQAFNYYKPRYAPVEMDHDGMLVDQVEDAIRKYKPKFIYTVSTFQNPTGITMTTERKKALIDIAVRNNIPIVDDNPYGELRFYGENLPTMKSLGGDAVISLGTFSKIVAPGFRIGWMNAPVSILSMFEKIKQGCDLHTSTFSQFVLYHFIKSGKLSAHIPKIIKSYRAKRDLMIHALEKHFPPGITWTKPEGGLFLWCELPLSMSASELLQEAIKEKVTYVYGRPFFPDGKKGDNTFRLNFSNASHEMLSSAIERLGRVFKANMP, from the coding sequence ATGAATGAAAAATCGACTTTTGAAGAGGCTCTCAAAGCCAATCCCGACAAGTGGCCGTTTACCGACCATGTCCGGGGTCTTTCGACGTCCATCATTCGTGAAATATTGAAGATTTCATCTCAGCCGGGGGTTATTTCTCTGGCCGGAGGGTACCCGTCGCCCGATATGTTTCCTATCGAGGATTTAAAAGAGTCGGCTGTTGCCATTATTGATGAGTTCAAATCGGTGGCCCTGCAGTATTCTTTTTCAATGGGAATCCCTCAATTCCGCGAGGTGATTGCCGAGCGGGAAACGAACCTCGGGGCCAAATCCAGGATGGAAAACATTCTGATCACTTCCGGTTCCCAGCAGGGTATTGAACTCCTGGCCCGGGCCTTTGTCAATCCCGGTGATTATATCGTAACCGAGAACCCGACTTATGTCGGGGCCCTGCAGGCTTTCAATTATTACAAACCGCGATATGCTCCGGTGGAGATGGATCATGACGGTATGCTGGTCGATCAGGTCGAGGATGCCATCAGGAAGTACAAACCGAAATTCATCTACACCGTATCGACCTTCCAGAATCCGACCGGTATCACCATGACCACCGAGCGCAAAAAAGCCCTGATCGATATTGCTGTTCGCAATAATATTCCCATTGTCGATGATAATCCGTACGGGGAACTGCGTTTTTACGGCGAAAATTTGCCGACCATGAAATCTCTTGGCGGTGATGCCGTAATTTCGCTGGGGACTTTTTCCAAGATTGTCGCCCCGGGATTTAGAATCGGGTGGATGAATGCGCCGGTGAGTATTCTTTCTATGTTCGAAAAAATTAAACAGGGTTGCGACCTGCATACCAGCACTTTCTCGCAGTTTGTCCTGTATCATTTTATTAAATCCGGCAAACTTTCGGCCCATATACCCAAGATTATCAAGAGCTACCGGGCCAAGCGGGATTTAATGATTCATGCGCTGGAAAAGCATTTCCCGCCGGGAATAACCTGGACCAAACCCGAGGGCGGGCTGTTTTTGTGGTGCGAACTGCCATTGTCAATGTCGGCTTCGGAGCTTCTGCAGGAGGCAATTAAAGAGAAGGTCACCTATGTCTATGGCCGTCCGTTTTTTCCCGATGGCAAGAAGGGCGACAACACCTTCAGGCTGAATTTCTCCAATGCCTCGCACGAAATGCTGTCATCCGCCATCGAACGGTTAGGCCGGGTTTTCAAAGCCAATATGCCGTAA
- a CDS encoding T9SS type A sorting domain-containing protein: MMRRRLLWQAVIISGLLIITGADTIFADIHDIRVNTDNTTTDQNFPRVAFGGNGCFVVIWSDKRNGQNDIYCQMFDTSGNRPGGNIMVNDDGSGAVQSESAIESDGFGHYPAVWRDYRNDTYPFYPDIYASCLDSLEVGTNFNITTQIQDLTCEAPDAGVFSNGSFVVVWADYRNSQWDIYGQRVLAGGSLVGGNFKINSDGGTNQQHAPRVAAFSDGGFVVTWYDNRGGDDDIYAQIFDSSATMVGSNFRVNDDVSKTRQAFPAIAADGNNRFFIAWVDWRNGSYPINPDIYLRRFKADGTAFTASRRLNTGDPGFTQKEVSLCSDRMGNIGAVWADSASGQFDVMAQIIDYNGQISGGNFAVHESSSGRQLQPDVDSDGYKFFFVWADNRSGNFDIYATIEQYNNPTLIPDPACLTFTMEEGGNLPSGQSVTVSNAGFGELEWTARPEVDWLSVSPDSGSTPASFTITPTADTFSYGTYYGYVHLIDLEHHDSSEVVSVTLIVTAPLLEADPDTLEFSVLAELGNPERQYIRVNNTGTGNLEWTVEENIAWFSTDINYGEQGDSVGIDVDIAGLPPGDYYGSLALRSDQAANSPETAWVHLDLAGNMACIEPDPDSIERHGIAGDTLTAQIIIRNPGTGSLDWNATCEAGWLELDKTSGSDNDTINLTIMTETMSTGYHEGALIIYDSASFNQAVSIPVLLYLSSGDSVQFYNASAEPGGIGVMPLYITLINASSGGYIPFTYDTTTAVLDSIVIRESNFPDFVTGYRNVEAGRGEIGFRVIDSLIGDSLILTGEYYLADLFFTAGEVDVFNTIDTLSSDSSGMYFLAVDLTKQVGVVIPGQLIIGEPTAVDDEPETLLPDQYRLEQNYPNPFNSQTIIELTLPQASSVSIVIYNILGQEVCRLYNGFMSSGTHRLVWNSILDNGYPAPSGLYFYRLDTSNRNLIKKMLLLK; encoded by the coding sequence ATGATGAGAAGGCGATTGCTATGGCAGGCCGTTATTATTTCCGGCCTTTTGATTATTACCGGCGCGGACACGATTTTTGCGGATATTCACGATATCCGTGTCAATACTGATAATACCACCACCGACCAGAATTTCCCCCGGGTCGCCTTTGGCGGCAATGGATGTTTTGTCGTGATCTGGAGTGATAAACGAAACGGTCAGAATGACATCTATTGCCAGATGTTTGATACGTCGGGAAACAGACCGGGCGGCAACATCATGGTCAATGATGATGGCTCCGGGGCGGTGCAATCGGAATCGGCGATCGAAAGTGACGGTTTCGGCCATTACCCGGCGGTCTGGAGAGATTATCGCAACGATACTTATCCTTTTTACCCCGATATCTATGCCTCCTGCCTCGATTCCCTTGAGGTCGGGACGAATTTCAATATAACCACCCAGATTCAAGACCTGACCTGTGAGGCTCCGGATGCCGGGGTATTTTCCAATGGATCTTTTGTGGTGGTCTGGGCGGATTACCGCAACAGCCAATGGGATATATACGGTCAACGGGTTTTGGCGGGCGGTTCTCTGGTCGGAGGCAATTTTAAAATCAACAGCGATGGCGGAACCAATCAGCAACATGCCCCCCGGGTGGCGGCTTTTTCCGATGGCGGATTTGTCGTGACCTGGTACGATAACCGAGGCGGTGACGATGATATTTACGCCCAGATATTCGATTCAAGCGCAACGATGGTCGGGAGTAATTTCAGGGTTAATGATGATGTCTCGAAAACGCGGCAGGCCTTTCCGGCCATCGCCGCCGACGGCAACAATCGTTTCTTTATTGCCTGGGTTGACTGGCGCAACGGATCCTATCCGATCAATCCGGATATTTACCTGAGGCGATTCAAAGCCGATGGAACGGCCTTTACGGCTTCAAGGAGACTAAATACGGGTGATCCGGGATTTACCCAGAAAGAGGTATCTCTCTGTTCCGACCGGATGGGAAATATCGGGGCGGTCTGGGCCGACTCCGCCTCGGGGCAATTCGATGTCATGGCCCAAATAATAGACTACAATGGCCAGATTTCGGGCGGTAATTTCGCCGTTCATGAATCCAGCAGTGGGCGCCAGCTTCAGCCCGATGTCGACAGTGATGGATATAAATTCTTTTTTGTCTGGGCCGACAATCGTTCCGGTAATTTCGATATCTATGCCACCATCGAGCAATACAATAACCCGACCCTGATACCCGATCCGGCGTGCCTGACCTTCACTATGGAAGAGGGCGGCAATCTGCCCTCAGGCCAGAGCGTAACCGTGTCCAATGCCGGTTTCGGAGAGCTTGAATGGACGGCCCGGCCCGAGGTCGACTGGCTGTCGGTCAGTCCCGACTCCGGATCGACGCCGGCGAGTTTCACCATTACGCCAACGGCCGACACCTTTTCGTACGGAACATACTATGGATATGTTCATTTAATCGATCTTGAGCACCATGATTCCTCGGAGGTTGTCTCGGTTACGCTGATTGTTACCGCGCCGCTTCTGGAGGCCGATCCCGATACGCTGGAATTTTCGGTACTGGCTGAACTGGGGAATCCTGAAAGACAGTATATCAGAGTGAATAATACGGGGACGGGAAATCTCGAATGGACAGTGGAAGAGAATATTGCCTGGTTCAGTACGGATATCAATTACGGTGAGCAGGGTGATTCGGTCGGAATCGACGTCGATATCGCCGGTTTGCCTCCGGGTGATTATTACGGTTCTCTGGCTCTCAGGTCCGATCAGGCGGCCAATTCCCCCGAGACCGCCTGGGTGCATCTTGACCTGGCCGGGAATATGGCCTGTATCGAGCCGGATCCGGATTCGATCGAGCGGCATGGAATTGCAGGAGATACCCTGACAGCGCAAATTATTATCCGCAATCCGGGCACGGGAAGCCTGGATTGGAATGCAACCTGTGAAGCCGGCTGGTTAGAACTGGATAAGACTTCCGGGTCTGATAATGACACAATCAATTTAACCATCATGACGGAGACAATGTCGACCGGGTATCATGAGGGGGCTTTGATAATTTACGACAGCGCTTCATTCAATCAGGCGGTATCGATTCCGGTTCTGCTGTATCTCTCATCCGGGGACAGCGTTCAATTTTACAATGCCAGTGCCGAACCGGGGGGGATCGGGGTGATGCCGCTGTATATTACCCTGATTAATGCCTCCTCAGGCGGTTATATTCCCTTCACTTACGATACCACCACAGCGGTCCTCGATTCGATAGTAATCAGAGAAAGTAATTTCCCTGATTTCGTGACCGGCTATAGGAATGTCGAGGCCGGCCGAGGTGAAATCGGATTCCGGGTGATTGATTCATTGATTGGCGATAGTCTTATACTTACCGGAGAATATTACCTGGCCGATCTTTTTTTCACGGCCGGAGAAGTCGATGTCTTCAATACGATTGACACCCTTTCCTCGGACAGTTCGGGGATGTATTTCTTGGCCGTGGACCTGACCAAACAGGTGGGGGTGGTTATCCCGGGTCAGTTAATAATCGGCGAACCAACTGCGGTCGATGATGAGCCGGAAACACTTTTGCCGGATCAATACCGCCTGGAACAAAACTACCCCAATCCTTTCAACTCCCAAACGATAATCGAGTTGACTCTGCCGCAGGCATCGTCGGTTTCGATTGTCATTTATAATATCCTGGGTCAGGAAGTTTGCCGCCTGTATAATGGCTTCATGTCATCGGGAACACACCGGTTGGTCTGGAATTCCATTCTTGATAATGGCTATCCGGCCCCGAGCGGACTGTATTTTTATCGGCTGGATACTTCCAATCGGAATTTGATAAAGAAGATGCTTTTACTGAAATAG
- a CDS encoding tetratricopeptide repeat protein, whose amino-acid sequence MISKLLRGKMSIFIALMLVLGMVVATSIARADTEKAKEHFNTGLTLSKDGNDSLAVMEYNQAIKEDPNFVDAYINLGSIYFAGENLGEAEKMFKKVTEIAPDNADGWANLGRTYYKQKKNIEAEQAYKTVIQKNPNYNEIYKDLGLLYYNSQPSNWPALIENMQVYTSRVTDDYLAFYLIGKGYQKMKKYPEAIEAFNKTIALKKDYFNAYNSLGQIYQDQDKNKEAYQMYQKAVDADPGNYKAYYNLAISYETVYQEDKAKIDQIIDYWSKFLKVAKSNSRAKSMVDGAEEHLTQLKELKTHYEEEAAGKY is encoded by the coding sequence ATGATCTCTAAGCTACTTCGCGGAAAAATGTCCATCTTTATTGCCCTGATGCTTGTGCTGGGCATGGTGGTCGCAACTTCAATCGCCAGAGCTGATACGGAAAAAGCCAAGGAACATTTCAACACCGGCTTGACGCTTTCCAAGGATGGCAATGATTCACTGGCTGTCATGGAATACAATCAGGCCATCAAGGAAGACCCTAACTTCGTCGATGCCTATATCAACCTGGGATCGATCTATTTTGCCGGTGAAAATCTCGGTGAAGCGGAAAAGATGTTCAAGAAGGTAACCGAAATTGCGCCTGATAATGCCGATGGCTGGGCTAACCTGGGTCGAACCTACTACAAACAGAAGAAAAATATCGAAGCCGAACAGGCCTATAAAACCGTGATCCAGAAAAATCCGAATTATAATGAGATCTACAAGGATTTGGGATTGCTGTATTACAACAGCCAGCCGTCCAACTGGCCTGCCCTGATCGAGAATATGCAGGTCTATACCAGCCGGGTTACCGATGATTACCTCGCCTTCTACCTGATCGGAAAAGGCTATCAGAAAATGAAAAAATATCCCGAGGCAATCGAGGCTTTCAATAAAACGATTGCCCTCAAGAAGGATTATTTCAACGCATACAATAGCCTTGGCCAGATTTATCAGGACCAGGACAAGAATAAAGAAGCCTACCAGATGTACCAGAAGGCGGTCGATGCCGATCCCGGTAACTATAAGGCCTATTATAACCTGGCCATATCTTATGAAACCGTTTATCAGGAAGATAAGGCCAAAATCGACCAGATTATCGATTACTGGTCGAAATTCCTGAAAGTGGCCAAAAGTAATTCCCGCGCCAAATCCATGGTTGATGGTGCCGAGGAACATCTCACCCAGCTTAAGGAACTCAAGACTCACTATGAAGAAGAAGCCGCCGGTAAATACTAA
- the purD gene encoding phosphoribosylamine--glycine ligase translates to MKVLIVGSGGREHALAWKLKQSPMVGKIYVAPGNAGINLIANCINIKIDDIKELANFAERHHIDLTVVGPELPLTIGVVDEFNRRNLKIFGPTRAAAELEGSKAFAKEFMRKHHIPTAPFQKFTQPTDAASFVKTTVMPIVIKASGLAAGKGAVVVRSYEEANHVIEEMMVKKIFGEAGDTIVIENFLEGQELSVMAFCDGANIKMMLPSQDHKPIGEGDTGPNTGGMGAYCPATFVDEATMALIRDHIIDRAVLGMAKEGRLYKGVLYAGLMLTDNGPKVVEFNCRFGDPETQAVLPLLKSDLADIMIAVIEGHLNSIDDLKWEEGAASCVVLASKGYPQKAETGKRIFGLRNYSDRNCQLFHAGTRRNGKNWFTAGGRVIGVTSVDTDLKSSLAKAYDVINAIKFDGMYYRTDIGSRANIPVKISRI, encoded by the coding sequence ATGAAAGTACTTATTGTAGGCTCAGGCGGACGGGAACATGCTCTCGCCTGGAAATTGAAACAGTCCCCCATGGTCGGTAAAATCTATGTGGCGCCCGGAAATGCGGGGATAAACCTGATCGCCAATTGCATCAATATCAAAATCGATGATATCAAAGAACTGGCCAATTTCGCCGAAAGACATCATATCGACCTGACCGTGGTCGGTCCCGAATTACCCCTGACCATCGGGGTTGTCGATGAATTCAACCGCCGTAATCTCAAGATTTTTGGCCCCACCCGGGCCGCCGCGGAACTCGAGGGATCGAAGGCTTTCGCCAAGGAATTCATGAGAAAACACCATATCCCCACCGCCCCGTTTCAGAAATTCACCCAGCCGACCGATGCCGCCTCGTTTGTTAAAACTACCGTGATGCCGATTGTCATCAAAGCCAGCGGTCTGGCGGCCGGCAAAGGCGCGGTCGTGGTCCGTAGTTATGAGGAAGCCAACCATGTTATCGAAGAAATGATGGTTAAAAAAATATTCGGTGAGGCCGGAGATACCATTGTTATTGAAAATTTCCTCGAGGGCCAGGAGCTTTCAGTCATGGCCTTCTGTGACGGCGCCAATATCAAGATGATGCTCCCTTCGCAGGATCATAAACCGATCGGCGAGGGCGATACCGGCCCCAACACCGGTGGTATGGGGGCCTATTGCCCGGCGACTTTTGTCGACGAAGCCACCATGGCCCTGATCAGGGACCATATCATTGACCGCGCTGTCCTGGGAATGGCCAAGGAAGGGCGGCTCTACAAGGGTGTCCTTTATGCCGGATTGATGTTGACCGACAATGGCCCCAAGGTGGTCGAATTCAACTGCCGCTTCGGCGACCCGGAAACCCAGGCGGTTCTGCCGCTTTTGAAATCGGATCTGGCCGATATCATGATCGCCGTTATCGAAGGCCATCTCAATTCAATTGATGATCTCAAATGGGAAGAAGGCGCCGCCTCATGTGTTGTTCTGGCCTCCAAAGGCTACCCGCAAAAAGCTGAAACCGGCAAACGGATTTTCGGTTTAAGGAATTACAGCGATCGAAATTGCCAGCTTTTTCATGCCGGAACCCGGCGTAACGGCAAAAACTGGTTTACCGCCGGAGGGCGGGTGATCGGGGTCACTTCGGTAGATACGGATTTGAAGTCGTCACTGGCGAAAGCCTATGATGTCATAAACGCGATTAAGTTTGACGGGATGTATTACCGGACCGATATTGGTTCCCGCGCCAATATTCCGGTTAAAATATCGAGGATTTAG
- the dapF gene encoding diaminopimelate epimerase has translation MKKLEFYKYHALGNDFLVIDLINRRPGKIDYNRMALDMCSRNSGVGADGILVLSRSNRADCCIDLFNSDGSWAEKSGNGLRIAAAYYHRKYARRKKLIFEIGGDSVEARIIRVSLAETMVRVSLGRPEFETRRVPMKSKAQYHINAPLKIEGVKIPATILSVGNPHTVIFVDRFDFDWKLLGEIIENSRYFPHRTNVEFVRIVNRKKIVLNDWERGAGATGSSGTGASAAVAAGVVNGYLERAVEVVFPTGSLRVEWPVESDNIILTGPAVFVCRGEYVFDPDRR, from the coding sequence ATGAAAAAGCTGGAATTCTATAAATATCACGCGCTCGGAAATGATTTTCTGGTTATCGATTTGATTAATCGGCGTCCCGGAAAAATTGATTATAACCGGATGGCTCTCGATATGTGCAGTCGTAATTCCGGGGTCGGGGCCGATGGTATTCTGGTTTTATCCCGGAGTAATCGGGCTGATTGTTGTATCGACCTGTTTAACTCCGATGGCAGTTGGGCGGAAAAATCGGGTAACGGCTTGAGAATTGCGGCCGCCTATTACCATCGGAAGTACGCCCGGCGGAAAAAGCTGATTTTTGAAATCGGGGGTGATTCGGTCGAGGCCCGGATTATCCGGGTCTCGCTTGCCGAGACTATGGTCAGGGTGTCTTTGGGCCGACCGGAATTCGAAACGCGGCGGGTACCCATGAAGTCGAAGGCGCAGTATCATATCAATGCTCCTCTGAAAATTGAGGGTGTCAAAATTCCGGCGACGATATTATCGGTCGGTAATCCGCATACCGTCATTTTTGTCGATCGTTTCGATTTCGACTGGAAATTGCTGGGCGAAATAATCGAAAACAGCCGGTATTTTCCGCATCGCACCAATGTGGAATTCGTAAGGATTGTCAATCGCAAAAAAATTGTTCTAAATGATTGGGAACGGGGGGCAGGAGCCACCGGGTCATCGGGAACCGGAGCTTCGGCCGCGGTTGCAGCCGGAGTGGTTAATGGTTATCTGGAACGGGCGGTTGAGGTGGTTTTCCCGACCGGGTCACTTCGGGTAGAATGGCCAGTTGAGAGTGATAACATTATTTTGACCGGGCCGGCCGTATTTGTCTGCCGTGGGGAATATGTTTTCGATCCCGACCGGCGTTAG
- a CDS encoding endonuclease domain-containing protein: MMKREIIKYNPDLKKKARQLRNNSTASEKILWHYLKGKQRRGYDFHRQKPVDQFIIDFFCNELLLAIEIDGSSHEGKKIEDKIRQAKLESLGIEFLRFYDSDVKTNIEGVVVTIDNWILVHTPSSPAANPPLSRGD, encoded by the coding sequence ATTATGAAACGTGAGATTATTAAATACAATCCTGACTTGAAAAAAAAGGCACGGCAATTAAGAAATAATAGTACTGCTTCTGAGAAGATTCTCTGGCATTACTTGAAGGGTAAACAAAGACGAGGATATGACTTCCATAGACAAAAACCGGTTGATCAATTTATTATTGATTTTTTTTGTAATGAGTTATTGTTGGCAATTGAAATTGATGGAAGTAGTCACGAAGGCAAAAAAATAGAAGATAAGATAAGGCAGGCAAAACTGGAATCCCTGGGAATTGAATTTTTGAGGTTTTATGATAGCGATGTGAAGACGAACATTGAGGGTGTTGTAGTAACTATTGATAATTGGATTTTGGTACACACCCCGTCTTCGCCTGCGGCGAATCCACCCCTCTCGAGAGGGGATTAA
- a CDS encoding cation transporter, with product MLERLQTPIASTRLSLVVNVILFILKLVAGIAGRSQALVADALNSLLDIVANVIVWLGIRVAGRPADQDHPFGHGNADNLAAVFVALILFVTGAYIGLESIQAIFGNRTVKPAYLATAVALGTVIVKEILYRYTIKIGRKHKSSAVIANAYDHRSDVIVSLGTLTGIILAQAGYPVMDPIAGLWVAFFIFKQGTRIIRDNIQTLMVASPGIEYEAELKDFIGRQKGVVKVVWLRGKRVGSGFYIDVAIQTDGNITVYEGHNIASQIQMAVREQYLEVLGVVVHVEPDY from the coding sequence TTGCTGGAACGTTTGCAGACACCCATAGCCAGTACCAGGTTGTCACTGGTTGTTAATGTTATTTTATTTATCCTGAAACTGGTGGCCGGAATCGCCGGGCGTTCCCAGGCACTGGTGGCCGATGCTCTTAATTCTCTTCTGGATATTGTCGCCAATGTTATTGTCTGGCTGGGAATCAGGGTAGCCGGTCGTCCGGCCGATCAGGATCACCCTTTCGGTCATGGCAATGCCGATAACCTGGCCGCTGTCTTTGTGGCCCTGATTCTCTTTGTCACCGGCGCCTATATCGGCCTGGAATCGATTCAGGCCATTTTTGGCAACCGAACCGTCAAACCGGCGTACCTGGCCACCGCGGTCGCTCTTGGAACGGTTATTGTCAAAGAGATTCTTTACCGATACACGATAAAAATAGGTCGTAAACACAAATCCTCTGCCGTGATCGCCAATGCCTATGACCACCGTTCCGATGTTATCGTGTCCCTGGGTACTCTGACCGGTATTATCCTGGCGCAGGCTGGTTATCCCGTCATGGACCCGATTGCCGGGCTGTGGGTGGCTTTCTTTATTTTCAAGCAGGGGACCAGAATAATTCGCGACAATATTCAGACCCTGATGGTGGCCTCACCAGGGATTGAATATGAGGCGGAATTAAAAGATTTTATCGGCCGCCAGAAGGGTGTCGTCAAGGTGGTCTGGCTTCGAGGCAAAAGAGTCGGATCCGGCTTTTACATTGATGTTGCCATACAAACCGATGGCAATATAACGGTTTACGAGGGCCATAATATCGCCTCGCAAATCCAGATGGCTGTCAGGGAACAGTATCTGGAAGTCCTGGGGGTGGTGGTCCATGTCGAACCCGATTATTGA